One Deltaproteobacteria bacterium genomic region harbors:
- a CDS encoding sigma-54-dependent Fis family transcriptional regulator codes for MRGRGRGLMEMEEERLRRALREASSALIRSIEELSFVRLVGDALAGEIESAAVARALVGLLRDELGLEFAALWTVDEVAGGLRAAAYARAGDAAPAGPLPDAPLVPFSSGSVGAAVSGTPVRLLETTGEPALPPEAAGVGSLLCFPVVARGRTVAVIGIGAGRPDGVDAEHERLVALVAPTVALALESAGLVQRLASENRALRAELSERCAAGGMVGTSPACRQLLATVARLAEVDVTVLVLGASGTGKEMVARALHHGGRRRDAPFVAVNCAALPETLLESELFGIERGVATGVERRAGVIERASGGTLLLDEIGDMSPVVQAKLLRVLQEREVTRVGGARPIPVDVRVVAATHRDLERAVRDGGFREDLYFRLKVATVRVPTLAERREDVPLLAHHFLARAAARHGRAGLRLSPEAVAALVARAWPGNVRELENVIEQAAVMAEGPVIGPADVGDTPTARTEHELDYRGVVGAAVDHTERALIARALAAAGQNRTRAARLLGIGRRTLLYKLKRHGLVEP; via the coding sequence GTGCGAGGCCGTGGCCGGGGCCTGATGGAGATGGAGGAGGAGCGGCTCCGGCGCGCGCTCCGCGAGGCGAGCAGCGCGCTCATCCGCAGCATCGAGGAGCTCTCCTTCGTGCGGCTCGTGGGCGACGCCCTGGCAGGGGAGATCGAGTCGGCGGCCGTCGCCCGAGCGCTCGTCGGCCTGCTGCGCGACGAGCTCGGGCTCGAGTTCGCCGCGCTGTGGACGGTCGACGAGGTCGCGGGCGGGCTGCGCGCGGCCGCGTACGCGCGAGCGGGTGATGCGGCGCCCGCGGGGCCGTTGCCCGACGCGCCGCTCGTACCCTTCAGCTCCGGGTCGGTCGGCGCGGCCGTCTCGGGGACGCCGGTCCGGCTGCTGGAGACCACGGGCGAGCCGGCGCTCCCGCCCGAGGCGGCGGGCGTCGGGTCGCTCCTCTGCTTCCCCGTCGTGGCGCGCGGGCGGACGGTCGCGGTGATCGGGATCGGCGCAGGGCGGCCGGACGGCGTCGACGCCGAGCACGAGCGGCTCGTCGCGCTCGTCGCCCCGACGGTCGCCCTGGCCCTCGAGAGCGCGGGGCTCGTCCAGCGCCTCGCCTCCGAGAACCGGGCGCTCCGGGCGGAGCTGAGCGAGCGGTGCGCAGCCGGCGGCATGGTCGGCACGAGCCCGGCATGCCGGCAGCTCCTCGCCACGGTCGCCCGCCTCGCCGAGGTGGACGTCACCGTCCTCGTGCTCGGGGCGAGCGGCACCGGCAAGGAGATGGTGGCGCGCGCGCTGCACCACGGCGGCCGTCGCCGCGACGCGCCATTCGTGGCGGTCAACTGCGCGGCGCTGCCCGAGACGCTCCTCGAGAGCGAGCTCTTCGGCATCGAGCGCGGCGTCGCGACCGGCGTGGAACGGCGCGCGGGCGTGATCGAGCGCGCCAGCGGCGGCACGCTGCTGCTCGACGAGATCGGCGACATGAGCCCCGTGGTCCAGGCGAAGCTCCTGCGCGTGCTGCAGGAGCGCGAGGTGACGCGCGTCGGCGGGGCCCGGCCGATCCCGGTCGACGTGCGCGTCGTCGCCGCGACGCACCGGGACCTCGAGCGGGCCGTGCGGGATGGCGGCTTCCGCGAGGACCTCTACTTCCGCCTGAAGGTCGCGACCGTGCGCGTGCCGACGCTCGCCGAGCGGCGCGAGGACGTTCCCCTCCTGGCGCACCATTTTCTCGCGCGTGCGGCCGCGAGACACGGGCGCGCGGGTCTCCGCCTCTCGCCCGAGGCAGTCGCCGCGCTCGTGGCACGAGCGTGGCCGGGAAACGTCCGTGAGCTCGAGAACGTGATCGAGCAGGCCGCCGTGATGGCCGAAGGACCGGTCATCGGTCCCGCCGACGTCGGGGACACCCCGACCGCCCGGACCGAGCACGAGCTCGACTACCGGGGCGTGGTCGGCGCGGCCGTCGACCACACCGAGCGGGCGCTCATCGCCCGCGCCCTCGCAGCCGCCGGCCAGAACCGGACGCGTGCCGCCCGGCTGCTCGGGATCGGGCGGCGAACGCTCCTCTACAAGCTGAAGCGCCACGGGCTCGTGGAGCCCTGA
- a CDS encoding SDR family oxidoreductase produces MDRLRGHVAVVTGGASGIGRAIAERFAGEGARVAVVDLDGEGAERVAGAIAAGGGAARAHRTDVADSAHVDAMFARVAAEWGTVDILSNNAGIGQLSEPLQNHLLAVAGEVLAGARRSLGVTCRMDDAEWRRMVEIHLFGTFYCTRAALRIMEQKNAGAIVNMASVAGLAGIPGLAHYGAAKAGIIGFTKSVAMEVGSGNIRVNAIAPGFIDTPMTADIPPFLRQMTTLRTPLGRTGTPEEIAAVALFLVSDEASFVTGQVVSPNGGLYT; encoded by the coding sequence ATGGACAGGCTCAGGGGACACGTGGCGGTGGTCACGGGGGGTGCGTCCGGCATCGGGCGTGCAATCGCCGAGCGGTTCGCGGGCGAGGGTGCGCGCGTCGCGGTCGTCGACCTCGACGGCGAGGGTGCGGAGCGGGTGGCGGGGGCGATCGCGGCGGGCGGGGGCGCCGCACGTGCCCACCGGACCGACGTCGCGGACAGCGCGCACGTGGACGCCATGTTCGCGCGGGTTGCCGCCGAGTGGGGCACCGTCGACATCCTCTCCAACAATGCGGGCATCGGGCAGCTCTCCGAGCCGCTGCAGAACCACCTCCTGGCGGTCGCGGGCGAGGTGCTCGCCGGCGCGCGCCGCTCCCTCGGCGTGACCTGCCGCATGGATGACGCGGAGTGGCGGCGGATGGTCGAGATCCATCTGTTCGGGACCTTCTACTGCACGCGGGCCGCGCTGCGCATCATGGAACAGAAGAACGCAGGCGCGATCGTCAACATGGCGTCGGTTGCGGGGCTCGCCGGTATCCCGGGCCTCGCCCACTACGGGGCCGCGAAGGCGGGCATCATCGGCTTCACGAAATCGGTGGCGATGGAAGTGGGGTCGGGCAACATCCGGGTGAACGCGATCGCCCCCGGCTTCATCGACACGCCGATGACGGCGGACATCCCGCCCTTTCTGCGCCAGATGACCACGCTGCGCACGCCGCTCGGCCGCACCGGGACGCCCGAGGAGATCGCCGCGGTGGCGCTCTTCCTGGTCTCCGACGAGGCGAGCTTCGTCACCGGGCAGGTCGTGAGTCCCAACGGCGGGCTCTATACCTAA
- a CDS encoding enoyl-CoA hydratase/isomerase family protein: protein MTSSLVVTRREDAVLYVGLNRPEKRNAIHRDLLLALVDAVAAAERDRDVRAVIVYGEGPVFSAGVDFGMLAGDVEGESRAPFRTHVGEMQAALSRLEAIEKPVIGALHRYVPGLGLELALAFDLRVATSDCELGLPEVRLGLVPDVGGTTRLVRTVGYAKAKELVMTGRMIPAAEAAAIGLVNQVVPPGDHVAAAARLANEIAANAPLAVGLAKRLIDLGHGVDKQTFLQMELLAQSILVRTEDVREGARAAVERRPPRFTGR from the coding sequence ATGACCAGTTCCCTCGTCGTCACGCGCCGCGAGGACGCGGTGCTCTACGTCGGGCTCAACCGGCCCGAGAAGCGCAACGCCATCCATCGCGATCTGCTCCTCGCCCTCGTCGACGCGGTGGCCGCCGCGGAGCGCGATCGCGATGTCCGCGCCGTGATCGTGTACGGCGAAGGGCCCGTCTTCTCGGCCGGCGTCGACTTCGGCATGCTGGCCGGCGACGTCGAGGGCGAGTCGCGTGCGCCGTTCCGCACGCACGTCGGCGAGATGCAGGCGGCGCTCTCGCGGCTCGAGGCGATCGAGAAGCCGGTCATCGGGGCGCTCCATCGCTACGTGCCGGGGCTGGGGCTCGAGCTGGCGCTCGCCTTCGACCTGCGCGTCGCGACGAGCGACTGCGAGCTCGGGCTGCCCGAGGTGCGGCTCGGCCTCGTCCCCGACGTCGGCGGGACGACGCGGCTCGTGCGGACCGTCGGCTACGCGAAGGCGAAGGAGCTCGTCATGACGGGCCGCATGATCCCGGCAGCCGAGGCCGCCGCCATCGGGCTCGTGAACCAGGTGGTTCCTCCCGGCGATCACGTGGCCGCCGCCGCACGCCTCGCGAACGAGATCGCGGCCAACGCGCCGCTCGCCGTCGGCCTCGCGAAGCGGCTCATCGACCTCGGCCACGGCGTCGACAAGCAGACGTTCCTCCAGATGGAGCTCCTCGCCCAGAGCATCCTCGTTCGCACCGAGGACGTGCGGGAGGGCGCGCGCGCGGCCGTGGAGCGCCGGCCGCCGCGCTTCACCGGACGCTGA
- a CDS encoding GNAT family N-acetyltransferase yields the protein MTGLTLRAVEQRDVERVGDVNFVAFYRVAVAHGLAPGIGTPAESRGYIRHLLTIDPLGGTLAEEDGEVVGLSWVHPRGPVATIGPIAVDPRVQGRGIGRRLLERAIELGGRGVPQVRLVHESFNSQALGLYLHAGFRVVAPLLDLELPPAAALLPPSAPRTVVLRPPTSDDRVRLVARDARAFGAPRPQNVDLYLTRGRALVAESATTLAGYAFGIGFRGTGYVGSASADDPGLLLALVVTLAAELSARGLAVRTLVPAADRRLVDGLAAAGFRVFRACHYMARGGGTAPPPNYVLMNGDMM from the coding sequence GTGACCGGCCTCACGCTGCGGGCCGTCGAGCAGCGCGACGTCGAGCGCGTGGGCGACGTCAACTTCGTCGCCTTCTATCGCGTCGCGGTCGCGCACGGCCTGGCGCCCGGCATCGGCACGCCGGCCGAGAGCCGCGGCTACATCCGCCACCTGCTGACCATCGACCCCCTCGGCGGCACCCTCGCCGAGGAGGACGGCGAAGTCGTGGGCCTGTCCTGGGTCCATCCGCGCGGCCCGGTCGCCACCATCGGCCCCATCGCCGTCGATCCCCGCGTGCAGGGCCGCGGGATCGGGCGTCGGCTGCTCGAGCGTGCCATCGAGCTCGGCGGGCGCGGCGTCCCGCAGGTGCGGCTCGTGCACGAGAGCTTCAACAGCCAGGCGCTGGGCCTCTACCTGCACGCCGGGTTCCGGGTGGTCGCGCCGCTGCTCGACCTGGAGCTTCCGCCCGCGGCGGCGCTGCTGCCCCCGAGCGCTCCGCGCACCGTCGTCCTCCGTCCGCCGACGTCCGACGACCGTGTCCGCCTGGTGGCCCGCGATGCCCGCGCCTTCGGCGCGCCTCGACCGCAGAACGTCGACCTCTATCTGACGCGCGGCCGGGCGCTCGTCGCCGAGTCGGCCACGACGCTCGCCGGCTACGCCTTCGGCATCGGCTTCCGCGGCACCGGGTACGTGGGCTCGGCCTCCGCCGACGACCCCGGGCTCCTGCTCGCGCTCGTCGTGACGCTCGCGGCCGAGCTCTCCGCGCGTGGCCTGGCGGTTCGCACGTTGGTCCCCGCCGCCGACCGCCGGCTGGTCGACGGACTCGCCGCCGCGGGCTTCCGCGTCTTCCGCGCCTGCCACTACATGGCCCGCGGCGGCGGCACGGCGCCGCCGCCGAACTACGTGTTGATGAACGGCGACATGATGTGA
- a CDS encoding PKD domain-containing protein, with protein MSRLTALVLVLLAGLLPAPAGARRNRRNDLIRVTSPPVRGTASAHPFVNVIVFFDSRADPQTFRARLGRTDVTSRFVGIAGADGTPGKQAAIEPSLLRVGRAVNHLRLEVRGLPIPTKRGRAKRLRDIDRVRFRAVPAPDQPPVAQLSGPDIVFPGIPVQFSARGSADPDLDLLTFHWDFGDGSTSDDRNPTHVFADTAADLTVRLTVSDGQQAVSSEKTLFACPALDAGRTPGTLKIEASGPLEFGSVAPGTSATRTLTVRNVSTDPTSQLKGRLEVGPALPPPAADSSGFTVAPAAVDLGAGETSSVTVTFAPTTAGHQAAHLVLVACATNRPAAHLWAHGFGGSGAGPVFAAEPLFFADLSGATFAILADGTRVPADNTLHSCQNANGTGTSDLCATNADCVTPGETCALTSVCVGGDRPGQVCNTPADCPGGFCRSTSLGSDPVDMCGDGTGGLYLMTDIGTFTDPNLNASTDLSTSVVQLEFDPQTGARTATDILARTTDETQVIACDGVAPEAGGLVYVPEFFNVDFPATPCSRDSREALTAVSKSTGPPVVIVADIAAAAGYGECDDFDPTADLEVARDGSAIFASLPLTGLSRIRPTPLPISPDIIDYFQVHPDGSIVYVTTSDSVSTGSLNIYKISPDQALAGAQRLAELTPCVVQVPNNCVQPSGSTFVPCPADPNDPVNRGETLLGLSSFAVGRAAPGSSDGVLLVSFVTRGGFADLGSNLLVRGTVAVALPAQSNTNACTVLGLVSLEFLDPMTF; from the coding sequence ATGTCCCGGCTCACCGCGCTCGTCCTCGTCCTCCTGGCGGGCCTGCTTCCAGCCCCGGCCGGCGCGCGCCGAAACCGTCGCAACGACCTGATCCGCGTCACGTCACCTCCCGTGCGCGGAACCGCCTCGGCGCACCCCTTCGTCAACGTCATCGTCTTCTTCGACAGCCGCGCGGACCCGCAGACGTTCCGCGCGCGGCTCGGCCGCACCGACGTCACGAGCCGTTTCGTGGGGATCGCTGGGGCCGACGGCACCCCTGGCAAGCAGGCGGCGATCGAGCCGTCCCTCCTGCGTGTGGGCCGCGCGGTGAACCACCTGCGGCTGGAGGTGCGCGGCCTTCCGATCCCGACGAAGCGAGGCCGCGCGAAGCGGCTGCGCGACATCGATCGGGTGCGCTTCCGCGCCGTACCGGCACCCGATCAGCCGCCGGTGGCACAGCTCAGCGGGCCGGACATCGTCTTCCCGGGGATCCCCGTCCAGTTCAGCGCCCGCGGGAGCGCCGACCCGGACCTCGATCTCCTGACCTTCCACTGGGACTTCGGCGACGGGTCGACCTCGGATGATCGGAACCCGACGCACGTGTTCGCGGACACCGCCGCCGATCTCACCGTGCGGCTCACGGTGAGCGACGGGCAGCAGGCGGTCAGCAGCGAGAAGACGCTCTTCGCCTGTCCGGCCCTCGACGCGGGCCGCACGCCCGGGACGCTCAAGATCGAGGCGAGCGGGCCACTCGAGTTCGGCTCGGTGGCGCCCGGCACGAGTGCGACGCGGACGCTCACCGTCCGCAACGTCTCCACGGACCCCACGAGCCAGCTGAAGGGCCGGCTCGAGGTGGGTCCGGCGCTGCCGCCGCCCGCGGCGGATTCGAGCGGCTTCACCGTCGCGCCCGCGGCGGTCGATCTCGGGGCGGGCGAGACGTCGTCCGTAACGGTGACGTTCGCGCCCACCACCGCAGGCCACCAGGCCGCCCACCTGGTGCTCGTCGCCTGCGCGACCAATCGCCCGGCGGCGCACCTCTGGGCGCACGGCTTCGGCGGCAGCGGGGCCGGCCCCGTCTTCGCAGCCGAGCCGCTCTTCTTCGCCGACCTCAGCGGGGCGACCTTCGCCATCCTCGCCGACGGAACGCGTGTCCCCGCCGACAACACGCTCCACAGCTGCCAGAACGCGAACGGGACCGGGACGTCGGACCTGTGCGCGACGAACGCCGACTGCGTGACGCCGGGCGAGACCTGCGCCCTGACGTCGGTCTGCGTCGGGGGCGATCGCCCGGGCCAGGTGTGCAACACCCCGGCCGACTGCCCCGGGGGCTTCTGCCGGTCTACTTCCCTCGGCTCCGACCCCGTCGACATGTGCGGCGACGGCACGGGCGGCCTCTACCTCATGACCGACATCGGCACGTTCACCGACCCGAACCTGAACGCGAGCACGGATCTCAGCACGTCGGTCGTGCAGCTCGAGTTCGATCCGCAGACCGGCGCCCGCACGGCGACCGACATCCTCGCGCGCACCACCGACGAGACGCAGGTGATCGCGTGCGACGGCGTCGCCCCCGAGGCCGGCGGCCTGGTCTACGTCCCCGAGTTCTTCAACGTCGACTTCCCTGCCACCCCCTGCTCCCGCGACTCGCGCGAGGCGCTCACTGCCGTCTCGAAGTCGACGGGCCCGCCCGTCGTGATCGTCGCCGACATCGCGGCGGCCGCCGGCTACGGCGAGTGCGACGACTTCGATCCGACCGCCGACCTCGAGGTCGCCCGCGACGGGTCGGCCATCTTCGCGAGCCTGCCGCTCACCGGGCTCTCGCGCATCCGCCCGACGCCGCTCCCCATCTCCCCCGACATCATCGATTACTTCCAGGTCCACCCCGACGGCAGCATCGTCTACGTGACCACCAGCGATTCGGTCAGCACCGGATCGCTGAACATCTACAAGATCTCTCCCGACCAGGCGCTCGCCGGCGCGCAGCGGCTCGCGGAGCTGACGCCGTGCGTGGTCCAGGTACCCAACAACTGCGTCCAGCCGAGCGGGTCCACGTTCGTCCCGTGTCCGGCCGACCCGAACGACCCGGTGAACCGGGGCGAGACGCTGCTCGGCTTGAGCTCGTTCGCGGTCGGCCGCGCCGCGCCCGGCTCCTCCGACGGGGTCCTGCTGGTGAGCTTCGTGACCAGAGGCGGCTTCGCCGACCTGGGGTCGAACCTGCTCGTGCGCGGCACGGTCGCCGTCGCCTTGCCCGCGCAGAGCAACACCAACGCGTGCACGGTCCTCGGGCTCGTGAGCCTCGAGTTTCTCGACCCGATGACGTTCTGA
- a CDS encoding helix-turn-helix transcriptional regulator, with product MDRVPPPAPRGQGAGVRRNTLSRLLATRGWTDGELASRVALDRAHVNQLKNGRALPTVATALVIADALGVAVDAVFPPGSVVRRRRPR from the coding sequence CTGGACCGTGTGCCACCACCCGCCCCGCGGGGGCAAGGCGCGGGCGTGAGACGCAACACCCTCTCCCGGCTCCTCGCTACGCGCGGCTGGACCGACGGCGAGCTCGCGTCGCGCGTCGCGCTCGATCGGGCGCACGTGAACCAGCTGAAGAACGGCCGCGCGCTGCCGACCGTCGCGACGGCGCTCGTCATCGCCGACGCGCTGGGTGTCGCGGTGGACGCCGTGTTTCCGCCCGGGTCGGTCGTCCGCCGGCGCCGGCCGCGCTAG
- a CDS encoding HDOD domain-containing protein, whose translation MRRGRCRYDARARRGSVARAARRAERRGRGGRGRRGVGGGQGSGSGARRPRGTLCRRAGRSDPRRAQGSPRPPPAHPRRGRVLTEGEDIRRRVDRLRELPTVPVIIQRVVEALDRQEGGHAEAAALIETDQVLTAHLLRVANSAFYGLSGTIASVGQALTVLGTTVARSLVYSTAVLDLHIDLRGFWEHSVGTAVAAGTLARHLGLPHPEEVSGAGLLHDLGKVVLYRQAPEAFAAVLDRAAAEGTRFAEAERALLGVDHAEIAGWLLGRWRVPPRLVEPVVFHHAPEQARTAPLETAVVHVANTLVRAYGYGFGGDRRIPAIAPAAWDRLGLDARDLDRVVAAFEADLLRACEAVAGA comes from the coding sequence GTGCGTCGTGGCCGGTGCCGGTACGACGCTCGTGCCCGGCGTGGTTCGGTCGCTCGCGCGGCTCGGCGTGCAGAGCGTCGAGGTCGAGGAGGCCGAGGACGTCGCGGAGTGGGAGGAGGACAAGGATCTGGCTCGGGCGCTCGCCGACCTCGAGGCACGCTTTGCCGCAGAGCCGGCAGATCCGATCCTCGACGCGCTCAAGGCAGCCCTCGTCCGCCACCTGCGCACCCGCGCCGGGGACGGGTCCTGACCGAAGGCGAGGACATCCGCCGGCGGGTCGACCGGCTGCGGGAGCTGCCGACGGTTCCGGTCATCATCCAGCGGGTCGTCGAGGCGCTCGACCGGCAGGAGGGCGGCCATGCGGAGGCGGCCGCGCTGATCGAGACCGACCAGGTGCTCACCGCTCACCTGCTGCGGGTCGCCAACTCGGCCTTCTACGGGCTCTCGGGAACGATCGCTTCTGTCGGGCAGGCACTCACCGTTCTCGGGACGACCGTCGCACGGAGCCTCGTCTACAGCACCGCCGTCCTCGACCTGCACATCGATCTGCGCGGCTTCTGGGAGCACTCCGTCGGCACCGCCGTGGCGGCCGGCACGCTTGCCCGGCATCTCGGGCTTCCGCATCCCGAGGAGGTGTCGGGCGCGGGCCTCCTGCACGACCTCGGCAAGGTCGTGCTCTACCGTCAGGCGCCCGAGGCCTTCGCGGCGGTCCTGGACCGCGCGGCGGCGGAGGGCACTCGCTTCGCCGAGGCGGAGCGCGCGCTCCTCGGCGTCGACCACGCCGAGATCGCCGGCTGGCTGCTCGGGCGCTGGCGCGTTCCCCCCCGCCTCGTGGAGCCGGTGGTGTTCCACCACGCGCCCGAGCAGGCGCGGACCGCGCCGCTCGAGACCGCTGTCGTGCACGTCGCCAACACGCTCGTGCGGGCCTATGGTTACGGCTTCGGCGGTGATCGGCGCATCCCGGCGATCGCGCCCGCGGCGTGGGATCGCCTGGGCCTGGACGCCCGCGACCTCGACCGCGTGGTCGCGGCCTTCGAGGCCGACCTGCTGCGTGCGTGCGAGGCCGTGGCCGGGGCCTGA
- a CDS encoding D-alanyl-D-alanine carboxypeptidase — MRATRRAAAVAAWGALIASAALARTHQPEVAAAPAAYLVIDADSGTVLAEHDAHRRWPPASMTKMMTVLLAMERVQDRTLSLDEPVRTSAWASRIGGSQVYLAAGETFPLGELLKAIMIASANDAAVAVAEHIAGSSAAFVDLMNARAKALGLADTTYQSPHGLPPGKGQTADMTSAHDLAVLARELMKFPEVMRWAGTPAAGFRNDTLQMSNTNHLVRTYAGATGLKTGYYRESGFSVTATATRNDLSLIAVVLGVPTKPGCFAEAARLMNEAFAGYRMVAAARRAAVVSEVPVAGGTDDRVKALATSDLLVLVKRAEDRGIVVEARVPRLLQAPVRRSQPLGDVVIRRGDQELGKVTVVADRDVEATGWLSWLWNRALSGRTTHSDAR; from the coding sequence ATGAGGGCAACACGAAGAGCGGCGGCCGTGGCGGCGTGGGGCGCGCTCATCGCGTCCGCCGCGCTGGCGAGGACCCACCAGCCGGAGGTGGCGGCCGCGCCCGCGGCCTATCTCGTGATCGACGCGGACAGCGGCACCGTGCTGGCCGAGCACGACGCCCACCGCCGCTGGCCGCCCGCGTCGATGACGAAGATGATGACCGTCTTGCTCGCCATGGAGCGGGTGCAGGACCGGACCCTCTCGCTCGACGAGCCGGTGCGGACGTCGGCGTGGGCGAGCCGCATCGGCGGCTCGCAGGTCTACCTGGCGGCGGGCGAGACGTTCCCGCTCGGGGAGCTGCTGAAGGCGATCATGATCGCGTCCGCGAACGACGCCGCCGTCGCGGTGGCGGAGCACATCGCGGGGTCGTCGGCGGCGTTCGTCGACCTCATGAACGCCCGCGCCAAGGCGCTCGGTCTCGCCGACACGACGTATCAGAGCCCGCATGGCCTTCCCCCCGGGAAGGGGCAGACGGCGGACATGACCAGCGCGCACGACCTCGCCGTGCTCGCCCGAGAGCTGATGAAGTTTCCGGAGGTGATGCGCTGGGCCGGTACGCCGGCCGCGGGGTTCCGCAACGACACCCTGCAGATGTCGAACACGAACCACCTGGTGCGCACCTATGCCGGCGCCACCGGTCTCAAGACGGGCTACTACCGCGAGTCCGGCTTCTCGGTCACCGCCACCGCGACGCGCAACGACCTCAGTCTGATCGCGGTCGTCCTCGGGGTGCCGACCAAGCCGGGCTGCTTCGCCGAGGCGGCCCGGTTGATGAACGAGGCGTTCGCCGGCTACCGGATGGTCGCCGCGGCGCGGCGTGCGGCGGTGGTGAGCGAGGTCCCGGTCGCCGGGGGCACGGACGACCGGGTGAAGGCGCTCGCCACCAGCGACCTGCTCGTCCTCGTCAAGCGCGCGGAGGATCGGGGGATCGTGGTCGAGGCGCGTGTTCCTCGTCTGCTGCAGGCGCCGGTCCGTCGCAGCCAGCCGCTCGGCGACGTCGTCATCCGCCGCGGCGACCAGGAGCTCGGCAAGGTCACCGTCGTCGCCGACCGGGACGTCGAAGCGACGGGCTGGCTCTCCTGGCTCTGGAACCGAGCGCTGTCCGGGCGGACGACGCACAGCGACGCGCGCTGA
- a CDS encoding thiamine pyrophosphate-binding protein codes for MEGTRSMGESLVRAPSGPGAARADGGALVARVLGAAGVRHLFTVNGGHIWPILAHLREHAVQMIHMRHEQSCAYAADGYARTSGQPGVLSVTAGCGLTNAVTGLCVAGLAGSAVVCIAGQHPTTEDQLGSFQEAYGAEICRTFSKFTKRVLDWSTIEVDLRLAFRAATNPPPGPALVEIPTNVLYQEGDVSRQRAGARLYPPSDLRSAGDPAAIERALDAIARAERPLVVAGDGVFWSDAAAELLAFATRLEIPVYARRAGQGAVPEDHPLAVRGAWKKPFTGRADVVLAVGFKFWSGEHFGRPPTWNAAATYVQVDAAPDRIGWHVPAGIPIVGDPKLVLRQLLDGAAARGLDGARYASWRKEVAEVRSAFNRTLAEQARAARDAVPIHPARVVDELVTVMEPDATLVVDSFTLSGWLSQWFGARFAGQIVDAGPLAPVGHGIGMGIGAQLARPGKQVIVVIGDGGFGIGGMELETALKHRLPLVTLLWNNGSWGPSFDQMPMLKGRVDPFDMLPELRYDRMFEAIGCHGEHVTRPDEIRPALERAMAAGKPSVVNVIGDPRVGHARLGGNLLGSTQV; via the coding sequence ATGGAGGGGACGCGCAGCATGGGCGAGTCCCTCGTCCGGGCACCCAGCGGTCCGGGCGCGGCGCGCGCCGATGGGGGCGCCCTCGTCGCCCGGGTCCTCGGTGCCGCTGGCGTCCGTCACCTGTTCACGGTGAACGGAGGGCACATCTGGCCGATCCTCGCTCACCTCCGCGAGCACGCCGTGCAGATGATCCACATGCGTCACGAGCAGTCGTGCGCGTACGCCGCCGACGGCTACGCCCGCACGAGCGGCCAGCCCGGCGTGCTCTCGGTCACGGCCGGGTGCGGGCTCACGAACGCCGTGACCGGCCTCTGCGTGGCCGGGCTCGCGGGCAGCGCCGTCGTCTGCATCGCCGGCCAGCACCCCACGACGGAGGACCAGCTCGGCTCCTTCCAGGAAGCCTACGGGGCAGAGATCTGCCGGACGTTCTCGAAGTTCACGAAACGCGTGCTCGATTGGTCCACCATCGAGGTCGACCTCCGCCTCGCCTTTCGCGCGGCCACGAATCCGCCGCCCGGCCCCGCGCTCGTCGAGATCCCGACCAACGTCCTCTACCAGGAGGGCGACGTGTCCCGGCAGCGGGCCGGCGCGCGCCTCTATCCGCCCTCGGACCTGCGCAGCGCCGGCGACCCGGCCGCCATCGAACGCGCGCTCGATGCGATCGCCCGCGCCGAGCGTCCGCTGGTGGTCGCGGGCGACGGGGTCTTCTGGTCTGACGCGGCGGCCGAGCTCCTCGCCTTCGCCACGCGACTCGAGATCCCGGTCTATGCGCGGCGCGCCGGCCAGGGCGCCGTTCCCGAGGACCACCCGCTCGCCGTGCGCGGTGCCTGGAAGAAGCCCTTCACCGGCCGCGCGGACGTCGTGCTTGCCGTCGGCTTCAAGTTCTGGAGCGGCGAGCACTTCGGACGTCCGCCGACGTGGAACGCGGCGGCGACGTACGTCCAGGTCGACGCCGCGCCGGACCGCATCGGCTGGCACGTCCCGGCCGGGATCCCGATCGTCGGCGACCCGAAGCTCGTGCTCCGCCAGCTCCTCGACGGCGCGGCGGCCCGCGGGCTGGACGGGGCGCGCTACGCTTCGTGGCGGAAAGAGGTGGCCGAGGTGCGCAGTGCCTTCAACCGCACGCTCGCCGAGCAGGCCCGTGCGGCCCGCGACGCGGTGCCGATTCATCCCGCGCGCGTGGTCGACGAGCTCGTCACGGTGATGGAGCCGGATGCCACGCTCGTGGTGGACAGCTTCACGCTCTCGGGATGGCTCTCGCAGTGGTTCGGAGCGCGTTTCGCCGGGCAGATCGTCGACGCGGGACCGCTCGCGCCCGTCGGCCACGGCATCGGCATGGGAATCGGCGCCCAGCTGGCGCGCCCCGGCAAGCAGGTGATCGTGGTGATCGGCGACGGCGGCTTCGGGATCGGCGGCATGGAGCTCGAGACCGCGCTCAAGCACCGCCTGCCCCTGGTGACGCTCCTCTGGAACAACGGCTCGTGGGGACCGAGCTTCGATCAGATGCCGATGCTCAAGGGACGCGTCGACCCCTTCGACATGCTGCCCGAGCTCCGCTACGACCGCATGTTCGAGGCGATCGGCTGCCACGGCGAGCACGTCACCCGGCCCGACGAGATCCGACCGGCGCTCGAACGCGCGATGGCGGCCGGCAAGCCGTCGGTCGTCAACGTCATCGGCGACCCGCGCGTCGGCCACGCGCGGCTCGGCGGGAACCTGCTCGGGTCGACGCAAGTCTGA